The genomic stretch CAATCTGCTTCGCCCGCGCTACTGGCGAATGCTGCGGCAAATCAACCGCTTCAATGGCGAGGCAGCCGTCGCCCTGGACGATCCTGCGTTCGCGAACCACACGCTCGGCCGCTACGTGGCGGAACGCGGTTACGGCGATGACTTCCTGAACTTCTACCTCGTGCCGATGAGCGCCGCTGTGTGGAGCACGCCGCCGGAGCGAATGCTCGAGTTTCCGGCCACAACGCTGCTGCGCTTCTTCCACAACCACGGCTTCCTCGGCCTGCACACGCAGCATCCGTGGCGCACCGTCTCGGGCGGCGCGAAGACTTACGTCGAGAAGATCGTCGCACCGCTGCGCAAACGCGTCCGCCTGCGCTCGACTGTCGTGCGCGTCGAACGCCTCGCAAACGGCGCGCGCGTGACCACGACGGACGGTCGCAGCGAGGACTTCGACAAGGTCATCCTCGCGTGCCACGCGGACCAGTCGTTGCGCCTGCTCGCGGACGCCGACGTGCCGGAGCGCGCGCTGCTTGGCGAGTTTCAGTATCAGAAGAACCTCGCCACACTGCACACGGACGGCTCGGTGATGCCGCGCGCCCGCCTCGCGTGGGCCTCATGGAACTACCGCATCGAGCACGGCGCCGCGGGCCGCGTCGCGCCCTCGACGATCTACTGGATGAACAGCCTGCAAAGCGTGAGCGAGCACGAGAACTACTTCGTCTCCATCAACGCGCCCGGCCTCATCGCGCCGGAACGCGTGCTGCGCCGCATCGAGTATGAGCATCCGCTGTTCAACCTCGGCGCGATTCGCGCGCAGGCGGAATTGCCGAAGCTCAACCAGCGCTCGCC from Verrucomicrobiota bacterium encodes the following:
- a CDS encoding NADP transhydrogenase subunit alpha, coding for MTRIAIIGTGIAGLGCAHFLESRFDLTLFERNDYPGGHTNTVSVEEPGRAVPIDTGFMVFNEVTYPRLTRLFRELGVATKATSMSFSVQHVPSGLEFCGSSVNHLFAQRRNLLRPRYWRMLRQINRFNGEAAVALDDPAFANHTLGRYVAERGYGDDFLNFYLVPMSAAVWSTPPERMLEFPATTLLRFFHNHGFLGLHTQHPWRTVSGGAKTYVEKIVAPLRKRVRLRSTVVRVERLANGARVTTTDGRSEDFDKVILACHADQSLRLLADADVPERALLGEFQYQKNLATLHTDGSVMPRARLAWASWNYRIEHGAAGRVAPSTIYWMNSLQSVSEHENYFVSINAPGLIAPERVLRRIEYEHPLFNLGAIRAQAELPKLNQRSPSQAVYFCGSYFKHGFHEDALASALDLCRALTGERIWT